In Halobacterium sp. R2-5, the following are encoded in one genomic region:
- the sod gene encoding superoxide dismutase has translation MSDYELPPLPYDYDALEPHVSEQVLTWHHDTHHQGYVNGWNSAEETLQSNREDGDFASSSGAIRNVTHNGSGHILHSIFWNNMSPNGGGEPEGDLRERIEEDFGSYEAWEGEFRAAASAAGGWALLVYDSHSEQLRNVVVDKHDQGALWGSHPILALDVWEHSYYYDYGPDRGDFVDNFFEVVDWDDVAERYDEAVSLFE, from the coding sequence ATGAGTGACTACGAACTCCCACCGCTGCCGTACGACTACGACGCTCTCGAACCGCACGTCTCCGAGCAGGTGCTGACGTGGCACCACGACACCCACCACCAGGGCTACGTCAACGGCTGGAACTCCGCCGAGGAGACCCTCCAGTCCAACCGCGAGGACGGTGACTTCGCCTCCTCGTCGGGCGCCATCCGGAACGTCACGCACAACGGCTCCGGGCACATCCTGCACTCCATCTTCTGGAACAACATGAGCCCGAACGGCGGCGGCGAGCCCGAGGGCGACCTCCGGGAGCGCATCGAGGAGGACTTCGGCTCCTACGAAGCGTGGGAGGGTGAATTCCGCGCGGCCGCCTCCGCTGCCGGGGGCTGGGCGCTGCTCGTCTACGACAGCCACTCCGAGCAGCTCCGCAACGTCGTCGTCGACAAGCACGACCAGGGCGCCCTCTGGGGATCCCACCCGATTCTGGCCCTCGACGTCTGGGAGCACTCCTACTACTACGACTACGGCCCCGACCGCGGCGACTTCGTCGACAACTTCTTCGAGGTCGTCGACTGGGACGACGTCGCAGAGCGCTACGACGAAGCCGTCTCGCTGTTCGAGTAA
- a CDS encoding deoxyribodipyrimidine photo-lyase, with product MQLFWHRRDLRAADNLGLAAAADSGEVVPVFCFDDEVLDHASPPRVAFVLDALAHLRARYRDLGSDLLIRHGDPSAVLLDLAEEYNADRVVWNHDYSGLARERDEAVRAALGDAGYAHEQFHDAVFHEPGAIRTNAGDPYSVYTYFWKKWRDREKPAPVPEPDADSLADVSGDELPTSSDLGFAEPDADLPKAGTEAARDRLDAFCEEDVFRYEEARDYPAEGATSRLSQDLKFGTIGVREVYERTEDAMERADGDEERESVREFRQQLAWREFYAQVLYFTPGVVAANYKEYANPIEWREDDDELRAWKRGETGYPIVDAGMRQLREEAYVHNRVRMLVASFLTKDLLQDWREGYDHFRQRLVDHDTANDNGGWQWAASTGTDAQPYFRVFNPTTQGERYDPDAEYITEYVPELRGVPAEKIHAWPDLDADERERLAPDYPDPIVDHGERREAAIAMFEAARGDD from the coding sequence ATGCAGCTGTTCTGGCACCGCCGGGACCTCCGCGCGGCGGACAATCTGGGGCTCGCGGCGGCCGCCGATTCGGGGGAAGTCGTGCCCGTGTTCTGCTTCGACGACGAAGTCCTCGATCACGCGAGCCCGCCGCGCGTGGCGTTCGTGCTGGACGCGCTCGCCCACCTCCGGGCGCGCTACCGCGACCTCGGCAGCGACCTCCTGATTCGCCACGGCGACCCGTCCGCGGTGCTGCTCGACCTCGCCGAGGAGTACAACGCCGACCGCGTCGTCTGGAACCACGACTACTCGGGGCTCGCCCGCGAGCGCGACGAGGCCGTGCGTGCCGCGCTCGGTGACGCGGGCTACGCCCACGAGCAGTTCCACGACGCCGTCTTCCACGAGCCCGGCGCGATTCGCACGAACGCCGGCGACCCCTACTCCGTGTACACGTACTTCTGGAAGAAGTGGCGGGACCGCGAGAAGCCCGCGCCCGTCCCCGAGCCCGACGCCGACAGTCTCGCCGACGTCTCGGGCGACGAACTGCCCACCTCGTCGGACCTCGGGTTCGCAGAGCCCGACGCCGACCTGCCGAAAGCGGGCACGGAAGCCGCTCGCGACCGCCTCGACGCGTTCTGCGAGGAAGACGTCTTCCGCTACGAGGAGGCCCGGGACTACCCCGCCGAGGGGGCGACGTCGCGGCTCTCCCAGGACCTCAAGTTCGGGACCATCGGCGTCCGCGAGGTGTACGAGCGCACCGAGGACGCGATGGAGCGAGCGGACGGCGACGAGGAGCGAGAGAGCGTTCGGGAGTTCCGTCAGCAGCTCGCGTGGCGGGAGTTCTACGCGCAAGTGCTGTACTTCACCCCCGGGGTGGTCGCGGCGAACTACAAGGAGTACGCGAACCCCATCGAGTGGCGCGAGGACGACGACGAACTGCGGGCGTGGAAGCGCGGGGAGACCGGCTACCCCATCGTGGACGCCGGGATGCGACAGCTCCGCGAGGAAGCCTACGTGCACAACCGCGTGCGGATGCTCGTCGCGTCGTTTCTCACGAAGGACCTCCTGCAGGACTGGCGCGAGGGGTACGACCACTTCCGGCAGCGCCTCGTCGACCACGACACCGCCAACGACAACGGCGGCTGGCAGTGGGCGGCCTCGACGGGCACGGACGCCCAGCCGTACTTCCGCGTGTTCAACCCGACGACGCAGGGCGAGCGCTACGACCCGGACGCCGAGTACATCACCGAGTACGTCCCCGAGCTACGCGGTGTGCCGGCCGAGAAGATTCACGCGTGGCCGGACCTCGACGCCGACGAGCGCGAGCGTCTCGCGCCAGACTACCCCGACCCGATAGTGGACCACGGGGAGCGCCGCGAGGCGGCTATCGCGATGTTCGAGGCGGCGCGCGGCGACGACTAG
- a CDS encoding MFS transporter — protein MGSWRGVGLVTGWQFTASLAFYAIFASTAFVRNDFGVSRAVTGTTITAIMLGYTVLLFGTGAAVDGYGERPVMIAGLLGTAVGCVGVAFAPSFPLLLASLVVLGFAYATAMPATNRAIVAVSPEGSRNLAMNVKQVGVTGGSGLGALLVTGIAATRFGWRAGFLVVAGIGVVVAAAFAVGYEGTTGSGTLSMPDVRGLLDDPAYRGLVVAGLFLGAAVFTTTGYVVLHMTESVAVAAGFAGAVLASVQVTGSVGRLVGGALSDRMGGAPARGPALVLTAQGVLAAVCFLGVTVANTPWTSAVAFALLGLFILGFPGVYYATMTAIVDDDEVGAATAGGQTVLNLGGITAPPLFGFVVDGFSYDVAWTLAAAVTAVGAVVVWTRVAQQS, from the coding sequence ATGGGTTCGTGGCGCGGCGTCGGCCTCGTGACCGGCTGGCAGTTCACGGCGAGTCTGGCGTTCTACGCTATCTTCGCGTCGACGGCGTTCGTGCGCAACGATTTCGGCGTCTCCAGGGCGGTCACCGGCACCACCATCACCGCCATCATGCTCGGGTACACCGTCCTCCTGTTCGGGACGGGTGCCGCCGTCGACGGCTACGGCGAGCGCCCCGTGATGATCGCCGGCCTCCTCGGTACGGCCGTCGGCTGCGTCGGCGTCGCGTTCGCCCCCTCGTTCCCGCTGCTGCTCGCGTCGCTGGTCGTGCTCGGGTTCGCGTACGCCACCGCGATGCCCGCGACCAACCGCGCCATCGTCGCCGTCTCCCCGGAAGGCAGCCGGAACCTCGCGATGAACGTCAAGCAGGTGGGCGTCACCGGCGGCTCCGGACTCGGCGCGCTCCTCGTCACCGGCATCGCCGCCACCCGGTTCGGCTGGCGCGCCGGCTTCCTCGTCGTCGCCGGCATCGGCGTCGTCGTCGCCGCCGCGTTCGCCGTCGGCTACGAGGGGACGACGGGCTCCGGCACGCTCTCGATGCCGGACGTCCGCGGCCTGCTGGACGACCCCGCGTACCGCGGCCTCGTCGTCGCCGGCCTCTTCCTCGGCGCCGCGGTGTTCACGACGACCGGCTACGTCGTCCTCCACATGACCGAGTCGGTCGCCGTCGCCGCCGGCTTCGCGGGCGCCGTGCTCGCGAGCGTCCAGGTCACGGGGAGCGTCGGCCGGCTCGTCGGCGGCGCGCTCTCGGACCGCATGGGCGGCGCGCCGGCCCGCGGCCCCGCGCTCGTGCTGACCGCGCAGGGCGTCCTCGCCGCAGTCTGCTTCCTCGGCGTCACCGTCGCGAACACGCCGTGGACGTCGGCCGTCGCGTTCGCGCTGCTCGGCCTGTTCATCCTCGGCTTCCCGGGCGTCTACTACGCCACGATGACCGCCATCGTCGACGACGACGAGGTCGGCGCCGCCACCGCGGGCGGCCAGACAGTGCTGAATCTCGGGGGAATCACTGCGCCGCCGCTGTTCGGGTTCGTCGTCGACGGCTTCAGCTACGACGTCGCGTGGACGCTCGCCGCCGCCGTCACCGCCGTCGGCGCCGTCGTCGTCTGGACGCGGGTCGCCCAGCAGTCCTAG